TGGAGAATCTGATGCACAAAAAGGGAAATCGAAGAAAAAAGGCCGAAAACCCATATCGGCAGATATCCCAAGAGAAAAAGTGCTGCATAGTCTAAGCATAAAAGAGAGAACATGTTCCTGCTGTGGTAAATTACGTCCGATAATCGGCTATGAAACATCAGAAGAACTGGAATATATTCCAGCACAGATTAA
Above is a genomic segment from Oceanispirochaeta sp. M1 containing:
- a CDS encoding IS66 family transposase zinc-finger binding domain-containing protein translates to NNTLLTDINTLQNKNDRLKERVKLLEDHIFARRSEKWTVLDKHQMYLFDEAEAVISEDPSESGESDAQKGKSKKKGRKPISADIPREKVLHSLSIKERTCSCCGKLRPIIGYETSEELEYIPAQI